Below is a window of Oryza brachyantha chromosome 10, ObraRS2, whole genome shotgun sequence DNA.
TGAACTATGACGTGGGTATCAGTAACAAACCGATTTATGGGAGGAGAgcaatctcaaaattaactactatttAGGGACCGGAGagcttttgcaaattttcgTCATATTTAAATTGACCAAGAACACTAGGAAAATATGACTTTGTCTCATCTCTACATATGCTCTACACacacatttgattatttatttactctCGGGTGGCGCAGTGTACACGAATGGCTCCACGATGCCGTCGTCCATGGCCAGCAGTGGCTCCAGGGCCTCCACGACCGCTGACATGCGGGGCCGGGACTTGGGGCTGACGCTCAGGCACTGGTGCGCCACGGCTGCGGCCCTGCGCGCGGCCCGGCCCGAGTACTGCCCGTTCAGCCCCTTATCGATGACGCGGTCGAGCCGGCGGGAGTCGTGCAGGCACGGCCGCGCCCATTCCACTAGGTTTTGCTCCCGCAGCGGCCTCTTCTTGTCCACTGCCTTCCGCCCCGTCAGCAGCTCCAGCAGCACCACGCCGTAGCTGTACACGTCGCTCTTCGTCGTCAGGTGGCCTGCGTTAcgttggatattttttttaatgttagcTGGTCCTGTTTTTACTCTTGTTTAAAGGACTGCTactctatcccaaaatataagtattctgTATTGTTTAGCGGAGATTAAGGTTAAGAGGCAAAAATATAGTGTCTTTTAGTAAATGAGAAATGGACGGGGTAAGAGGGTATGCAAAGCTAAAATAGAAAGCATTTTGAATATAACTAATTGATGGAACAAGTACTACCATAGATTGtataaaatgcttatattttagtatagattcaaattcacaaaaatatttatattctgaAACGGAGTTACGGGGTGATtgaacgatatatttgcaaatgaaaaataatttataaataaaacttttatatacgtattcttagtgatttaaaagctaaagttgaaaagtaaattttggcaaaaaaagttcaaattcaactcgagattaaaaatttaaattttggcttataaaaatcatatgcaaggagaaaaaaaaaatggtgtttGAGTAGCTAGCCAGTGAGAACATGAGATAATTAGTACCGGTCATGATGTACTCTGGTGCTGCGTAGCCCTGCGTGCCCATGACTCTTGTAGAGACATGTGTCTCGTCTTCTTGAGGCCCGTCTTTGGCCAGTCCGAAATCCGACAATTTTGCCTCGTAATCCTACAACAAAACCAGATAATTCAGTCACAAAATGTCACATGGACAACCACTGCCAAGACGACAGAAGCCCCCGAATTTTCACTTTTCACTTGACAAATTCCATCATTATCATTCCAGGTGTGCTATcacattttcatatataattcttAAATTGCATTAATACATCAAAGTAAGTGATTAATTGAAaggtttctctcttttttttttgcaacagaattaaaaaaaggttaattTCAGGGTTGGGCACATATGCATACAAAAGCAATCATAGATTGATAGATAGACATGCGTACGTACCGAATCGAGTAGGATGTTGGAGGTCTTGAAGTCGCGATAGATGACGGGCTTGGCAGCCTCATGGAGGAACGCCAAACCTCTGGCTGCTCCAATGGCGATCTTCAGCCGTGTTGACCACGGCAGCGACGATGAGTACTCTGCCCGTTTTAATTTGCAGGATGATCGATCAGTTCGTCGTGCATTATTTCGTCAACAATCatagcccgtcacagatgatcAGATGATTGAAAGCAAAAAGGAGGCAATGCCAATTGTTAGGAGCAGCCAATTAAGTACtctctgattttttattttctatttgacttttaggtttatatttgatcattcgttttacttagttattaattattttgttacaatctaatttattgttataggaactttaagcatgacttataatttgcatatttggataaataatttgaataaaaagaacattaaaattaaaattatcaaaaCATAGATCCAAAAGCCAACAGCTCCAAATAAAGAAATTAGAGGGAGCAGTAACTTGGTGCATCTCCACTAAAATTTCAATGCAACCTTTTGAACACTTGTGTTGTCTTAATAAGAAACACAATAGATTGATAGGTACCAGCAATATTGCGAGGATAAATTAAAATGACACGTTTCCATTTTAATTGCTTTGCCTCTAGCAACAAAATACAGATGCACTTTTTGTCCGATAACTGGAAGATGCAGAAGCACATGCAAACACAACCATGAATACCAAATACATGTGGCGTttgacttatttaaaaaaaacaagaaacatatttacaaataaaaaataatttataaataaaacttttctatgcgtgttcttaacaatctaaaagccaatgtttAAAAaagctatgataaaaaaatcctaaaatctacCTTGAATTAAAACTTGAATTTAAGCCGGAGCGAAAAAACGAGGCTTATGATTAAGAGGCTGAGTTCAGGGGCAAATTTATACAGCGTTATGAGGACCAAAATTAATATTCTGGTGGATGAAATTGTGCACCCTATAAGTCCATCGTCACATGCTAGCTCTCCCTCCCg
It encodes the following:
- the LOC102706879 gene encoding serine/threonine-protein kinase RIPK-like, whose translation is MGKKTTSSPSPSWSSLFGLGCFTSSSHSHHHLRHDGGGSAKNPAPAPLPARLSCGNGTDGGGGGVKMLLPSPEELSLSLAGSGVQAFTVEELRTATRDFSVSNFVGEGGFGPVYKGYVDERLKPGVRAQAVAVKLLDLEGSQGHKEWLAEVIFLGQLRHHHLVKLIGYCYEDEHRLLVYEFMARGSLEKHLFKKYSSSLPWSTRLKIAIGAARGLAFLHEAAKPVIYRDFKTSNILLDSDYEAKLSDFGLAKDGPQEDETHVSTRVMGTQGYAAPEYIMTGHLTTKSDVYSYGVVLLELLTGRKAVDKKRPLREQNLVEWARPCLHDSRRLDRVIDKGLNGQYSGRAARRAAAVAHQCLSVSPKSRPRMSAVVEALEPLLAMDDGIVEPFVYTAPPESK